A stretch of DNA from bacterium:
TTCTTATTGTCATGTTGAGCAAAGCGAAACATCTGTCCTTTTTGGGTTTTAAGCTCAAATACTTTTCTGGACAGATTCTTCGGGCTTTAGCCCTCAGAATGACAATACCAGTATTCATTTGGATTTCGACTATTTAGCAATTCCGGTTATTTAATCTTTTTTCGCAAATTTTGCAAAAGGATTAAAGTTATCTGAATTAATTTCTGATTTTTTATCTATAAAATCATTTATTTTTAATTTTTGGCTTTTTTCAATTCTTTTTAAATTAATCATATTGGAAATTGCAAGAGAATTAAGGCTTGCGTTTAACTGCGCGCTTCTGTCAACGAAATTTGATTTATGAAACTCTTCTTTAGTCGACTCTTCTTTTTTGTTATTAGAAGAATTATTATTTTGCTGTTTTTTGTCAAAAAGTTGAGGAACATATCTTTCATTTCTGCTGAATTTAACACTATTTCTGCTTATTGAACCTGTTCCGGAAGTTTGCGCCATGACCTTTTCCCTCAAATTGTTTTTAAAAATAATTAGAAGTTCTCTCGTTATAACTTTAGTTTAACAAGTTGGTCATTTTTTTTAATCCACTATTAATAGGTAAATAGTTTATGAAATCAAAGTTTTTTCTTCATCGCAAAAATCAAGAAAATTCTGGTTTAGTGCCTCTAAAATTAAATTATTTGACTTTTCTTCACTACAGTATTTCTGTAAAAATTTAATTCTTGAAATCCTTACCTTTTTAATTTCCGATAAATTCAATGTGCTTACTATTATAAAAGTATGTGTATTTCTCAACAAAGAATATTTTTCAACACATTTTTCACAAATTTCATATAATTCTTCGTCTATAAAAAGAAAATTAATCTGCTTCGCCCTAAAATACCTGTTTATAGTATTGGGATTATTGGTAACAAATATATTCCCTTCTTTAAAACCGTTGCTAACCAGCTGCCTGACTAAAGTGCTTGCATTTATAAGATTTTTTTCGACTATTAAAACGCTTTGAGTAGCGGTAAAGTGCTTTAATAATTTCTGTTGTTCTTCTTTGTCAGGCTCTTCAACGATTACATCATCAAAATCAACATTTACTTTTTTTACACCAAAATTCATAAGTTTGCCGATTATTTCTTCCGTTAGATACATTCCGCTTCTTAAAATCAATGTATCTTTTCCCCAAACATCATCTTTAAGGAAAAAACCGCCTTCTTTTCCATCAATTAATTTATCTGTTTTAAGCTTAATCAACTCCATTGATTTTTTAAGAGACCAGGTTTCTGACATCATAAAAGATACCCCTATGTTTTATCTAAGGACTTGTTAAGATAATTAGTTTTAAAGCTTCGAGGTTATAATTTAGATATCGGACATTTTTAACATTTCTTAATATAAAAAAACAATTCTTAATAAAATTCCTCTGTTTGGTGTAGGCTGCTTTAATAAAAACAACTTTTTACAGTTATTTTTCATATATTTTTAATAAACTTTTAAAATAATATTAGAACTAATTTTTGCTTTAGATATAATATTTAAAATACTATTAAATTTACATTTTAATAAATCCGCAAACAAATTTTAGTAAAGACGAATACAAAACGGAGAAATAAATGTCTAAAATGAACACAACTAACCCTAAAGAAATAAAAAAAGAGCTTAAATCACTTACAGGAGCGCAAATATTTATTGAATGCCTCAAAGAAGAAGGTGTTAAAGAGATTTTTGGCTATCCTGGAGGTGTAATTCTACATATATATAATGAACTTTACAGTTGTAAAGAAATTAAACACTATCTGGTAAGACATGAGCAGGGCGCAATTCACGCTGCCGAAGGTTATGCAAGAGTTACAGGAAGAGCAGGTGTTGCTATTGTAACGTCAGGACCGGGAGCTTGTAATGCGATTACAGGCATAGCAAACGCTTATTATGACGGATATCCGCTTGTTGTATTTACAGGGCAGGTATCTTCCGAGTTAATAGGAAATGACGCTTTTCAAGAAGCAGATATAGTAGGTATCACAAGATCATGCTGCAAGCATAATTATCTTGTGAAAGATGTGAAAGACCTTCCAAGAGTTATTAAAGAAGCTTTTCACCTTGCAAATACCGGAAAGCCCGGTCCTGTAATAGTTGACATGCCTAAAGATATTCTCGTCAACAAAACACATTTTAGTTATCCGGAAAAAGTTCATCTTCCGGGTTATAACCCTAACTATAACGGACATCCGCTTCAAATTGCCAAATCGCTGAATTTGCTTTATAAAGCTGAAAAACCTGTAATTATGTGCGGGGGAGGCGTTATTGCCTCAGAAGCTTCTGAAGAATTAATTAAACTGGCTAAAACATTGAACATACCAGTTGTTAACACTCTTATGGGTACAGGCGGATTCCCTCAAACTGATGATTTATCTCTTGGGATGGTCGGAATGCACGGAAATTACTGGGCAAATCACGCTGTTTCTAACTGTGATGTTTTATTCGCAGTAGGAGCAAGGTTTAGCGACAGGGTTACAGGAAAAGTAAGCAAGTTCTGTACCGATGCAAAGGTTATTCATGTCGATATAGACCCGTGTTCAATCAGTAAAAACGTGGCTGTCGACATTCCTATCGTTGGAGATGCAAAAAGAATCATTTCAGACATGCTTAATATCATAAATCCTGAAGAAATTCAGAAAAAAGCTGCTCAAAAAGTTCTTTGGGTTGAACAAATAAATGATTGGAAACAAAAAAAGGCTAAACCGACAGTTATTTCGGATAAAATAAATCCGACAACAGTATTTGAAAAAATATATGAACAAACAAAAGCTAAAGACCCTATTATTGCAACAGAAGTTGGTCAACATCAAATGTGGACAGCACTTCTTTA
This window harbors:
- the ilvB gene encoding biosynthetic-type acetolactate synthase large subunit, translating into MSKMNTTNPKEIKKELKSLTGAQIFIECLKEEGVKEIFGYPGGVILHIYNELYSCKEIKHYLVRHEQGAIHAAEGYARVTGRAGVAIVTSGPGACNAITGIANAYYDGYPLVVFTGQVSSELIGNDAFQEADIVGITRSCCKHNYLVKDVKDLPRVIKEAFHLANTGKPGPVIVDMPKDILVNKTHFSYPEKVHLPGYNPNYNGHPLQIAKSLNLLYKAEKPVIMCGGGVIASEASEELIKLAKTLNIPVVNTLMGTGGFPQTDDLSLGMVGMHGNYWANHAVSNCDVLFAVGARFSDRVTGKVSKFCTDAKVIHVDIDPCSISKNVAVDIPIVGDAKRIISDMLNIINPEEIQKKAAQKVLWVEQINDWKQKKAKPTVISDKINPTTVFEKIYEQTKAKDPIIATEVGQHQMWTALLYQFDTPRKFVSSGGLGTMGFGFPAAMGAQVAFPDKLVINIAGDGSIQMNIQELATCVHYNIPVKIFIINNGYLGMVRQWQERLFNAQYSETVMTGPDYVKLAEAYGATGFRVEREEDIEATIQKAINTEGPVIVDFVVEAMEAVFPWVLAGDPISNVLLCKCERKCSKSECENCI